One segment of Actinomycetota bacterium DNA contains the following:
- the deoC gene encoding deoxyribose-phosphate aldolase: MPDRWTVETITEEKVAKTIDHSLLRPELTIGEVLAGCELAAAYDVASVCCRPLDVGRCRDALAGSAVAVGTVVGFPHGSSTTAVKAAEAARALDDGATELDMVLPIGWLRSGEDAYVHDDIAAVVAVARPRGAVVKVILENAYLTDEEKVRGCELTEKAGADYVKTSTGYAPSGSTMDDLRLMRASVSERVKVKAAGGIRTLDLLIEGLNAGMDRCGATATAAIIDDLRARQGS, from the coding sequence GACCACTCGCTGCTCCGCCCCGAGCTCACCATCGGGGAGGTGCTGGCCGGCTGCGAGCTGGCCGCGGCCTACGACGTGGCCTCGGTCTGCTGCCGGCCGCTCGACGTCGGCCGCTGCCGCGACGCCCTGGCGGGAAGCGCCGTGGCCGTCGGCACGGTCGTCGGCTTCCCCCACGGCAGCAGCACCACGGCCGTCAAGGCGGCCGAGGCGGCCCGGGCGCTGGACGACGGGGCCACCGAGCTGGACATGGTCCTGCCCATCGGCTGGCTGCGGTCGGGGGAGGACGCCTACGTCCACGACGACATCGCCGCCGTGGTGGCCGTGGCCCGCCCCCGCGGGGCCGTCGTCAAGGTGATCCTCGAGAACGCCTACCTGACCGACGAGGAGAAGGTGCGGGGCTGCGAGCTGACCGAGAAGGCCGGCGCCGACTACGTGAAGACCTCGACCGGCTACGCCCCCTCCGGCTCGACCATGGACGACCTCCGCCTGATGCGGGCCAGCGTCTCGGAGCGGGTCAAGGTCAAGGCGGCCGGCGGCATCCGCACCCTCGACCTGCTGATCGAGGGCCTCAACGCCGGGATGGACCGCTGCGGGGCCACGGCCACGGCCGCCATCATCGACGACCTGCGAGCGCGCCAGGGCTCGTGA